Proteins encoded together in one Impatiens glandulifera chromosome 1, dImpGla2.1, whole genome shotgun sequence window:
- the LOC124922422 gene encoding RHOMBOID-like protein 9, chloroplastic gives MLKLENLKGDVGKSNEYKLKSYRNLRNNNFESGFQCSYDEASDLYVISILTSINIAVFLFEIASPIQNSDSELFFTLPSLYGAKVNDLIMTGEWWRLVIPMFLHSGILHIAHGFWVLLNFGPQVCKFYGSFTFFLIYVLGGISGNLTSFLQTPEPSVGGTGPVFAIIGAWFIYHIQNKDNILKDDLEIMFQKAMIATAIGSILSISGPIDNWTHLGAAFTGIIYGFFMLQMDHASPKTSQKEGIALVTPVANPWKSLLVFFIFIIGFFSLPFVVEPPLN, from the exons ATGTTGAAGCTGGAGAATCTGAAGGGAGATGTAGGAAAAAGTAATGAGTACAAGTTGAAAAGCTATAGAAATCTTAGAAACAACAATTTCGAGAGTGGTTTTCAGTGTTCATATGATGAAGCCTCTGATCTTTATGTGAT AAGTATTTTGACTTCAATAAACATTGCAGTGTTTCTGTTTGAAATAGCAAGTCCAATTCAAAACTCGGATTCAGAACTCTTTTTCACTCTTCCTTCATTATATGGAGCAAAAGTAAACGACTTGATCATGACTGGAGAATGGTGGAGGCTAGTGATACCAATGTTTCTG CATTCAGGCATTCTTCACATTGCCCATGGATTTTGGGTGCTTCTCAATTTTGGGCCTCAAGTTTGCAAATTCTATGGTTCATTCACGTTTTTCTTGATATATGTACTTGGAGGAATCTCTGGTAACTTGACTAGTTTTCTTCAAACACCAGAGCCAAGTGTTGGTGGGACG GGACCAGTATTTGCAATTATAGGAGCTTGGTTCATCTATCATATCCAAAACAAAGACAACATATTGAAAGATGATTTGGAGATCATGTTTCAGAAAGCAATGATAGCCACCGCCATTGGTTCCATATTGAGCATTTCTGGTCCAATTGATAACTG GACCCATTTAGGAGCAGCTTTTACCGGTATAATCTATGGCTTTTTTATGCTGCAAATGGACCATGCATCGCCAAAAACAAGTCAAAAGGAAGGAATTGCACTCGTTACTCCAGTAGCCAATCCATGGAAATCACTATTggtattcttcatcttcattattGGATTTTTCTCTTTACCATTTGTTGTTGAACCACCCCTTAACTAA